One Armatimonadota bacterium genomic region harbors:
- a CDS encoding GTP-binding protein: MGKRKFERTKPHVNIGTIGHVDHGKTTLTSAI, translated from the coding sequence ATGGGCAAGCGGAAGTTTGAGCGGACGAAGCCGCACGTGAACATTGGCACCATTGGGCACGTGGATCACGGCAAGACGACCTTGACCAGCGCGATC